In one window of Xiphophorus hellerii strain 12219 chromosome 23, Xiphophorus_hellerii-4.1, whole genome shotgun sequence DNA:
- the LOC116713918 gene encoding POU domain, class 3, transcription factor 4, with amino-acid sequence MATAASSPYTLLSPSSMIHADSQAMQPASPYRGHQKLIQSDYLQSVQSNGHPLGHQWASSLSEGSPWSSMEQQDVKPGREDLQLGIIHHRSPHVAHHSPHHNNHGSHPGVWGTPVSHNSSITSGQQINIYSQTGFTVNGMLDHGGLTPPANTQGQGIHPGLRDTLSPEHSDLGGHHCHDHSDEETPTSDELELFAKQFKQRRIKLGFTQADVGLALGTLYGNVFSQTTICRFEALQLSFKNMCKLKPLLNKWLEEADSSTGSSSSIDKIAAQGRKRKKRTSIEVSVKGVLETHFLKCPKPAAQEITSLADSLQLEKEVVRVWFCNRRQKEKRMTPPGEPPPPPPHEGPYSHSGSAGDTSSCHDL; translated from the coding sequence ATGGCCACAGCTGCCTCCAGCCCCTACACCCTGCTCAGCCCCAGCTCCATGATCCACGCGGACAGCCAGGCCATGCAGCCCGCGAGCCCCTACAGAGGCCACCAGAAGCTGATCCAGAGCGACTACCTGCAGAGCGTCCAGAGCAACGGGCACCCCCTCGGGCACCAATGGGCGAGCAGCCTGTCGGAGGGCAGCCCCTGGTCCTCCATGGAGCAGCAGGACGTGAAGCCCGGCAGAGAGGACCTGCAGCTCGGCATCATCCATCACCGCTCCCCGCACGTCGCGCATCACTCCCCGCACCACAACAACCACGGGAGCCACCCGGGAGTCTGGGGCACCCCGGTGTCCCACAACTCCTCCATCACCAGCGGGCAGCAGATCAACATCTACTCCCAGACGGGCTTCACCGTCAACGGCATGCTGGACCACGGCGGCCTCACGCCGCCGGCCAACACGCAGGGCCAAGGCATACACCCGGGCCTCAGGGACACGCTCAGCCCCGAGCACAGCGACCTCGGCGGGCACCACTGCCACGACCACTCGGACGAGGAGACGCCGACCTCGGACGAGCTGGAGCTCTTTGCCAAGCAGTTCAAGCAGAGGAGAATCAAGCTGGGCTTCACGCAGGCGGACGTGGGTCTGGCCCTGGGCACGCTCTACGGCAACGTGTTTTCCCAGACCACCATCTGCAGGTTCGAGGCCCTGCAGCTGAGCTTTAAGAACATGTGCAAACTAAAGCCACTGCTGAATAAGTGGCTGGAGGAGGCGGACTCGTCCACGGGCAGTTCCAGCAGCATAGACAAGATCGCAGCTCAGGGGAGGAAGCGGAAGAAGAGGACGTCCATCGAGGTGAGCGTGAAGGGGGTCCTGGAGACGCACTTCCTCAAGTGTCCCAAGCCGGCCGCGCAGGAGATCACGTCGCTCGCGGACTCGCTGCAGCTGGAGAAGGAGGTGGTGCGCGTGTGGTTCTGCAACCGGAGGCAAAAGGAGAAGCGGATGACGCCGCCCGGggagccgccgccgccgccgccgcacgAGGGACCCTATTCGCACAGCGGGAGCGCGGGGGACACGTCCTCGTGCCACGATCTCTGA